The segment tctctctctccctccaaaatAATGCAGAAAAGGTGTGATCACCCTGCACAACACGTTATCCTTTTCTTGCCAGGCTCACTCACGCCATAGACAGTGTGCGCAAACATGGATGTGGGTCTCACTGTGTACATACACTGCTTTACTCAtagatctatacatatatatgtgtatgtacagacatacacatatatatgtatatatcgtAGAGGCATATAGACATGCCCTATGGCCTTGGCAAATTGGGGCAAAGATCCCTGGGAATGTTCCACTCCGTGGCTTTCTGGATACTCTTGGGAATGGGGGGGTTCCACGTTACTGACAAGTTAGGGGAGCTGACCTCAGGGCTTGTGCTGAGAGGGATCAAAGGGCCAAGGCTGCTGCATGCCCACCACCAAAGTAGCTAGTTTGTTCTCCTTAGGaacaagggaggaaggaggatttcccctccttcctcctctccagcCCCCAGCTCCTTCCCCTGCTCCTTCTCTGAACCCAGGCTGATGATGGTCTGCATGTTTCCTTCATGTGTCTTCGGCTGATTTTATTTCAGTCTCCTGGAGAAGCCCTGGCCCAAAGGAGGGTCTTGTCTCTGGTCACTCATTGCCTTCTCACTGTCTCCGCACCTTTCCTTCTTGTCTGTCCATAGCCCCCAGATCCCAGGGGCCCCTCTGGCTGCAGGAGAGGGCTTAGGAGCAGCCGCACTCCTCCACTATCATGTTCTGAATGTCCTTCTTGATGATGTTCTGGCCATCATCATAATACAACATGGACATTGGCCGCAGTTTGGTGGGCACGCAGCATGACTTGAGGCTGGAAAAGGGGCTGTGCCCCCTCATGCGGTAGTGGTTTATTACCGTGGAGTGGAAGGACAAGGATGAGCCAGAAGTGCCTGCTATATGGCTGGGACACTCTCCCTCGCAGTAGTTGGCATGGTAGCCCGTGGGGGCGATGATCCAGTCATTCCAGCCAATGTCCTTGAAGCTGACAAAAAACTGTTTTTTGCAGCAGATGTTGACCTTGCCATCACACTCCAgaccgcggcggcggcggcggtgagGGTGGTCCTCAGACTGGCGGGCTTGCATCATGAGGAAAGGTCTGTGcgtctgttctttctcttcttctcctactccaccttctcctgcttccttctttctcccttctccctcctcctccttctttttcttcttgcccGACAGTACCAGGTTGGCACCTGTCTCCTGGCACTGGTCACAGGCAATCCTCACATCCAGAGAGCTCTTACCCTGGTCCAATAGACGTTGTATGCTGCTGGAAACTGGGAAGATATGCCATGTGCTTTTGCGGGCATCGACTGCCTTTTCAGAGATCAATAGTTCGCTCTTCTCACCTTTGAGTCCCACCTCCTCGGCCTCATCTCCACCATCGGTGCTCTGGGATTGCTTCTGGTTCTGGTAGAGTCGGATGGTCACTTTGGTCCTGGTTCGGTTAGCCTTGGGGACTTTCAGAAATAGCCATATTTCAGCACGCTCCACCACAGAGAGGTCACTACCTTCTTTGGAAATCTCAAAGTGTAGCGTCTTCCTGGGAGTGCCTGGGGTGAGAAACAGCAcaagaaaaaggagggaactgGTTAGTGTGAATGTTGGAATCTGTTCACTGAACTGACCAAGATCACAGGATAGTTGGAGGGGAACTTGGGGATGACTTGAGGGTAGCccactcattttaaagaaaaggaaactgaagccctaaagaaagacagagggacttgtctaaagtcacaggGAGAAAACAGAAGAGCTAGGAccaaagagagagggaaggagagacttTGTAactcagaaatttttaaaaaagaatgataaaaat is part of the Notamacropus eugenii isolate mMacEug1 chromosome 3, mMacEug1.pri_v2, whole genome shotgun sequence genome and harbors:
- the INHBA gene encoding inhibin beta A chain isoform X1, whose translation is MPGLSLRGFLLALCWIRVRSSPTPGSEGASPGPVPECPSCALSSLPKEIPSSQPEMVEAVKKHILNMLHLKKRPDVSQPVPKAALLNAIKKLHVGKVGENGYVEIEDDIGRRAEMNELLEQTSEIITFAESGTPRKTLHFEISKEGSDLSVVERAEIWLFLKVPKANRTRTKVTIRLYQNQKQSQSTDGGDEAEEVGLKGEKSELLISEKAVDARKSTWHIFPVSSSIQRLLDQGKSSLDVRIACDQCQETGANLVLSGKKKKKEEEGEGRKKEAGEGGVGEEEKEQTHRPFLMMQARQSEDHPHRRRRRGLECDGKVNICCKKQFFVSFKDIGWNDWIIAPTGYHANYCEGECPSHIAGTSGSSLSFHSTVINHYRMRGHSPFSSLKSCCVPTKLRPMSMLYYDDGQNIIKKDIQNMIVEECGCS
- the INHBA gene encoding inhibin beta A chain isoform X2, whose translation is MGASLRLRHSWAGQGGRGGCLGTERSRTCRLHRSLPLAVTGRQEGVSSLGTELGRTCVGGSIACRWSWLGSQGGRDGQPGHRTEQAVGAVSAALGTPRKTLHFEISKEGSDLSVVERAEIWLFLKVPKANRTRTKVTIRLYQNQKQSQSTDGGDEAEEVGLKGEKSELLISEKAVDARKSTWHIFPVSSSIQRLLDQGKSSLDVRIACDQCQETGANLVLSGKKKKKEEEGEGRKKEAGEGGVGEEEKEQTHRPFLMMQARQSEDHPHRRRRRGLECDGKVNICCKKQFFVSFKDIGWNDWIIAPTGYHANYCEGECPSHIAGTSGSSLSFHSTVINHYRMRGHSPFSSLKSCCVPTKLRPMSMLYYDDGQNIIKKDIQNMIVEECGCS